From a single Nicotiana tomentosiformis chromosome 2, ASM39032v3, whole genome shotgun sequence genomic region:
- the LOC138905344 gene encoding uncharacterized protein: MFLREFVPESLKDAWRTEFEQLRQDSMTVSEGYVSHPVHSAFLASSSITNTPRPQAPNYAPPLTSAPPTQGAFSGQSTRSSPSQPRPPRPYFECGDTRHMVRDCPRLRKGAPPLTTQALRMPPGPQASQSMVITPDATPPAQLARGEGRASRGRPRRGGQARYYALPARTVAVASNSVITSIVLAQHMVEKGCNAYLAFVRDVSVDTPTVESVPIVRDYLDVFLMDLPVSSEGINVDPKKIDAVQSWPKPSSAMEIRSFLGLARYYCRFVEGFLVYCNAYDKIDQKGALFRECHYDDSHLLILKDTVQYGDAKEVTIGDDAILRIQRKFNAVWVIVDRLTKSAHFIPVVTTDSSEQQTQVYIREIIRLHGIPVSIISDRGTKFTSRFWRAVHHEFGTRVELSTAFHPQMDGQSERTIQIYEEMLCVCVMEFGGSWDQFLPLAEFAYNNSYQ; the protein is encoded by the exons atgttcttgagggagtttgttcccgaGAGTCTcaaagatgcatggcgcacagagtttgagcagttgcgccaggactctatgactgtgtcaga GGGCTATGTGagtcaccctgttcattcagcattTCTGGCCTCCAGCAGTATTACGAACACTCCTAGGCCTCAGGCTCCCAATTATGCACCACCATTgactagtgcacctcctacacaGGGTGCTTTCAGCGGCCAGTCTACCCGATCAAGCCCGAgccagccacgtcctccgagaccttattttgagtgtggtgacactcgtcatatggtgagggattgtcccagactcaggaagggtgcacctccactGACTACTCAAGCTCTGCGTATGCCACCGGGTCCTCAAGCTTCTCAGTCCATGGTCATCACACCAgatgccactccacctgcacaactagctagaggtgaaggtcgagcaagtagaggtcgccctagaaggggaggccaggccagatattatgctcttcctgctaggacggtgGCAGTTGCATCCAACTCagtcattacaagtattgttctg gctcagcatatggttgagaaggggtgtaatgcttatctagctttcgtgagggatgtcagtgttgatactcctaccgtggagtcagttccgatagtgagggATTATCTAGATGTATTTTTgatggatcttccgg tatcgagtgaggggatcaatgtagatccgaagaagattgatgcagttcaaagttggcccaaaccgtcttcagctatggagatccggagttttcttggtttggcaaggtattactgtcgatttgtagagggttttctAGTCTATTGCAATGCCTATGACAAGATtgaccagaagggtgctctgttcag AGAGTGTCACTATGATGACTCCCATCTTCTTATCCTCAAGGATACGGTTCAgtacggcgatgccaaggaggtcactattggagatgatgcaATATTACGGATACAG aggaagttcaatgcagtttgggtgattgtggataggttgaccaagtcagctcatttcattccagtagtgaCTACTGATTCTTCAGAGCAACAGACTCAagtttatattcgtgagattatcaggcttcatggcataccggtatctatcatctctgaccggggtacgaagtttacatcgcggttttgGAGGGCCGTTCATCATGAGTttggcacgcgggtggagttgagtacagcatttcaccctcagatggatggacagtccgagcgcactattcagatatacGAGGAAATgctttgtgtgtgtgtgatggaatttgggggttcttgggatcagttcttgccgcttgcagagtttgcctacaacaacagttatcagtag